The Synchiropus splendidus isolate RoL2022-P1 chromosome 11, RoL_Sspl_1.0, whole genome shotgun sequence genome contains a region encoding:
- the LOC128767765 gene encoding neuronal acetylcholine receptor subunit alpha-9-II — LLKMIRIICLATLLPSVVHSAQGHFAQKLLNDLMENYSSALRPVEDTDRALNVTLQITLSQIKDMDERNQVLIAYLWIRQTWNDAYLRWNKEDYDGLEVIHIPSSLVWRPDLVLYNKADDDFSGPMDTNVRLRYNGEITWDAPAITKSSCVVDVSYFPFDSQECNLTFGSWTYNGNQVDIIMGMDSGDLSDFVENVEWECHGMPATKNVIMYGCCADPYPDITYTVLLQRRSSFYIFNLLLPCFLISFLAPLGFYLPADSGEKVSLGVTVLLALTVFQLMVAESMPPSESVPLIGKYYIATMTMVTASTSLTIFIMNIHFCGAEAKPVPHWAKVLIIDYMSKIFFVYEVGENCTSASSSSPPYVHHDDLHHQSHISHSQANGKAGGHVNREKQEQGHKYPRPQTPKPQHHPRMKSQHHITRDEQSHLSKFGQYKISNGKIPSDECCKDDQKVPCCPEDQKPSVTFGPCVFCSHGRGIPALDPKLVHNVEYIANCFREQRNTCAKGAEWKKIAKVMDRFFMWIFFIMVFLMSILIIGKKP, encoded by the exons CTGCTGAAGATGATTCGAATCATCTGTCTGGCAACTCTGCTTCCTTCAG TGGTCCACTCAGCTCAGGGTCACTTTGCCCAGAAGCTCCTGAATGATCTGATGGAGAATTATTCCAGTGCGCTGCGGCCAGTGGAGGACACTGATCGAGCTCTGAACGTCACCCTGCAGATCACTCTGTCCCAGATCAAAGACATG GATGAGCGGAACCAGGTTCTGATTGCGTACTTATGGATCCGGCAGACCTGGAACGACGCCTACCTGAGGTGGAATAAAGAAGACTACGACGGTCTGGAGGTCATCCACATTCCGAGCAGCTTGGTGTGGAGGCCTGACCTCGTCCTCTATAACAA ggctgatgacgacttctcTGGACCCATGGACACCAACGTGAGGCTGCGGTACAATGGAGAGATCACTTGGGACGCGCCGGCCATCACTAAGAGCTCCTGTGTGGTGGACGTCTCCTACTTCCCCTTCGACAGTCAAGAATGCAACCTGACCTTCGGCTCCTGGACGTACAATGGCAACCAG GTGGACATCATCATGGGCATGGACAGCGGTGACCTGTCAGACTTTGTGGAGAACGTGGAGTGGGAGTGTCACGGGATGCCGGCCACAAAGAACGTCATCATGTACGGCTGCTGCGCGGACCCTTATCCGGACATCACCTACACCGTTCTGCTGCAGCGGCGCTCCTCCTTCTACATCTTCAACCTGCTCCTGccctgcttcctcatctcttTCCTGGCTCCTCTGGGCTTCTACCTGCCGGCAGACTCTGGGGAGAAGGTTTCTCTGGGGGTGACGGTTCTTCTGGCTCTCACCGTCTTCCAGCTGATGGTGGCAGAAAGCATGCCTCCCTCTGAGAGTGTGCCGCTCATCG GGAAATACTACATTGCCACCATGACCATGGTCACTGCCTCGACCTCGCTGACCATCTTCATCATGAACATCCACTTCTGCGGTGCTGAAGCCAAACCGGTTCCTCACTGGGCAAAAGTCCTCAtcatcgactacatgtccaAAATTTTCTTTGTGTATGAGGTTGGTGAGAACTGCACGtcggcttcctcctcctcgcctcCGTATGTCCACCATGACGACCTTCACCACCAGAGTCATATCTCACACAGCCAGGCTAACGGTAAAGCAGGGGGTCATGTTAACagagagaagcaggagcagGGTCACAAGTACCCAAGACCCCAGACACCAAAGCCACAGCACCATCCCAGAATGAAAAGTCAGCACCACATCACCAGAGACGAGCAGAGTCACCTCTCCAAATTTGGACAGTATAAAATCTCCAATGGGAAGATCCCTTCAGATGAGTGCTGCAAGGATGACCAGAAGGTCCCGTGTTGCCCTGAAGACCAGAAGCCCAGCGTGACCTTTGGTCCCTGTGTGTTCTGCAGCCACGGCAGAGGCATTCCAGCTCTGGACCCAAAGCTGGTGCACAACGTGGAGTACATTGCCAACTGCTTCCGGGAGCAGAGGAACACGTGCGCTAAGGGAGCTGAGTGGAAGAAGATTGCTAAAGTCATGGACAGATTTTTCATGTGGATTTTCTTCATCATGGTGTTCCTGATGAGCATCCTCATCATCGGCAAGAAACCCTGA
- the tomm5 gene encoding mitochondrial import receptor subunit TOM5 homolog produces MFKLEGAKVDPEEMKKKMRQDVITSLRNFLIYVALLRATPYVLKKLDSI; encoded by the exons ATGTTCAAATTGGAAGGAGCCAAGGTGGACcctgaggagatgaagaagaaaatgcgACAAGATGTCATTACATCTTTACGGAACTTCCTGATTTACGTGGCGCTGCTGCGAGCCA CACCATATGTCTTGAAGAAGCTGGACAGTATATGA